The following are from one region of the Pocillopora verrucosa isolate sample1 chromosome 3, ASM3666991v2, whole genome shotgun sequence genome:
- the LOC131784961 gene encoding piggyBac transposable element-derived protein 4 — translation MATCRIRENLSVEEVLERLDAMDADPSIAYDSSESEIEDEEVVAVFPENSVGIEDNSGDSPSLSDEECESSSESEVDRREYVREQRQDRSRQLREAIGRARGRRRGQGAVRARGRRGGNRGARIQDGGQQYVWLEENSRRNLKQFTSAVGPTRRGERRQASALEYFELFFDHHVWNLLLTMTNLNAQRKRAAGTDGGAWKDVTLEELKAFFGLNIAMGIVKLPEAKMYWQQKWLTNVPAFGQVMPRNRFFQILRYLHVSDDAAIVPVGQPGYDKLHKIKPLLELLFPNFEKAYNLHKNISIDECMIPWRGRLSFRQFIASKPIRFGIKVWVLADSESTYIYRQQLYIGRNPGERAEVGLATRVVKELCTGLEGFGHHLYTDNFYTSVDLYQYLFENSIYACGTIKGSRKNFPNEILFEGTRGLARGTYQWRMCGPLLAVGWLDSKAVYFLSTIHPPEFPRRANAEARVVRRRGAGEGGESGDVPCPPLLKDYNNCMGGVDQADQMLRYYTCIRKTVKWYRRVLFHEVEVAIHNAFVIECHEREGTNRPRRVALDFRYELAEGLIGNSRTQPKTPNAPRNEELRLQNVGAHMPEMLATRGNCAVCSKKIRLSHKNDFKDVPKDRSPPVPYVPRPSIFCRVCNVFLCIQKDHNCWGDYHSKVEYWR, via the coding sequence ATGGCGACTTGTCGAATTCGAGAAAATTTGTCTGTAGAAGAAGTTTTAGAGCGGCTAGATGCGATGGACGCCGATCCATCGATCGCTTATGACTCGTCTGAGTCAGAGATCGAAGATGAGGAAGTTGTGGCCGTTTTTCCTGAGAATTCAGTGGGAATTGAGGATAATTCTGGCGACAGTCCTTCTTTATCGGATGAAGAATGCGAGTCTTCGAGTGAAAGTGAGGTAGATCGTCGTGAATATGTGAGAGAACAGCGACAAGACAGGTCTCGACAGCTTCGAGAAGCCATTGGCAGAGCACGTGGTCGAAGAAGAGGCCAAGGAGCGGTGAGAGCCAGAGGGAGGAGAGGAGGAAACCGAGGAGCCagaatccaagatggcggccaaCAATATGTTTGGTTAGAGGAAAACAGcaggagaaatttaaaacagtttACAAGTGCTGTTGGGCCAACAAGACGAGGTGAGAGGAGGCAGGCAAGTGCTCTTGAGTACTTTGAACTGTTTTTTGACCACCATGTGTGGAATTTGTTATTGACAATGACAAACCTGAATGCACAAAGGAAGAGGGCTGCTGGTACTGATGGTGGGGCCTGGAAAGATGTGACCCTGGAAGAACTGAAGGCATTCTTTGGACTAAACATTGCCATGGGAATTGTGAAATTGCCTGAGGCTAAAATGTACTGGCAGCAGAAATGGCTTACTAATGTTCCTGCCTTTGGTCAAGTCATGCCCAGGAATCGCTTTTTCCAGATTTTGCGCTATTTGCATGTCTCTGATGATGCTGCTATTGTTCCTGTTGGACAACCAGGATACGATAAGTTACACAAAATAAAGCCACTATTGGAACTGCTTTTTCCTAACTTTGAAAAAGCTTATAATCTCCATAAGAACATATCTATTGATGAATGTATGATTCCTTGGAGGGGGCGTTTGTCCTTCCGCCAGTTTATTGCAAGTAAGCCAATCCGTTTTGGCATCAAAGTCTGGGTCTTGGCAGATTCAGAAAGTACATATATTTATAGGCAGCAATTGTATATAGGGAGAAATCCAGGGGAAAGGGCAGAGGTGGGACTAGCAACTAGGGTGGTAAAGGAATTGTGCACTGGATTGGAGGGTTTTGGCCATCATTTATATACTGATAATTTTTACACAAGCGTGGATCTTTATCagtatttatttgaaaacagtATTTATGCTTGTGGGACCATCAAGGGATCGAGGAAGAATTTTCCGAATGAAATATTATTTGAAGGGACCAGGGGCTTGGCCAGGGGCACATATCAATGGCGGATGTGTGGTCCACTTCTTGCTGTTGGGTGGCTAGACAGcaaagctgtttattttttgtctaCCATTCACCCCCCTGAATTTCCACGTCGGGCAAATGCTGAGGCAAGGGTTGTTCGGCGAAGAGGGGCGGGAGAGGGAGGGGAAAGTGGAGATGTCCCTTGCCCACCCTTGTTGAAGGATTATAATAATTGCATGGGTGGGGTTGATCAAGCTGATCAAATGCTAAGGTATTACACTTGTATCAGGAAAACAGTGAAGTGGTACCGTCGTGTTCTTTTCCATGAGGTAGAGGTGGCCATTCACAATGCCTTTGTCATTGAATGCCATGAAAGGGAGGGAACAAACAGACCTAGGAGGGTTGCTTTGGACTTCAGGTATGAGTTGGCCGAGGGTCTGATAGGGAATTCCCGTACCCAACCAAAGACCCCAAATGCGCCACGAAATGAGGAGTTACGACTCCAAAATGTGGGTGCACATATGCCAGAAATGCTTGCAACTAGGGGAAATTGTGCTGTTTGCAGCAAAAAAATAAGACTATCTCATAAAAATGACTTCAAAGATGTTCCCAAGGATAGGTCACCCCCAGTTCCATATGTGCCACGCCCAAGCATATTTTGCAGGGTGTGTAATGTTTTCCTGTGCATCCAGAAGGATCACAACTGTTGGGGTGATTATCATTCTAAAGTAGAGTACTGGAGATAG
- the LOC131788405 gene encoding uncharacterized protein, producing the protein MAGKKQRSSYRPKRKGKGFGGSKRKGKLGENTPLAAAIIDRETPSTSHEERDLSDSECAQPLSSSAKKMKLYHSPDESSKCLDDESTEQCEATGYRLINLESLSSVLSEAHECEEANIILQENESGRAGLKSDLTITCSACDESISFQTSANITKRGKSFDVNKRAVYHSLESGTGYEGLASFCGIMNMPCMSTSAYQKQVDSILEVVEDYTKEELTQAGQRLRNIVLDENPDLDKDDTLDVAVSFDGTWAKRGFTSLTGVVFAISVDSGEVLDYTVLSKACQKCSLKQSKCEGDDERFQEWRREHLASGECDINFNGSSPAMEAEGASILWRRSIELHNMHYKWMVSDGDSKAFNTVENVYDDCKVIKLDCVGHVQKRMGKHLLNLKARTKGKLEDGKPIGGRGRLTETKIKKLQKYYGLAIRQNTIKKSNPTDREVDVSIYTMKKNIIAILNHSVKTQDPAKQHRFCPLGETSWCKWQQDVTTATKTYKDDDCLPEVFLELLRPAFMTLSDTKLLERCIRGTTQNPNECINGTVWVRCPKHKHHGAKVVRYAAASAICHFHKGAECRNEIMDKLSIPGGSHTTHSFRLKNNKRLRKANAQATAMEKKRRQGLQLVRTRREEALLEIDGPSYDPGGF; encoded by the exons ATGGCTGGAAAAAAGCAGAGAAGCAGCTACAGGCCTAAACGAAAGGGTAAAGGATTTGGCGGATCGAAAAGAAAGGGGAAACTTGGTGAAAACACTCCGTTAGCAGCAGCAATAATCGATCGAGAAACACCGAGCACCTCTCATGAGGAACGAGACTTGTCAGACTCTGAATGTGCTCAACCACTCAGTTCATCAGCGAAGAAGATGAAGCTCTATCATTCACCAGACGAATCTTCAAAATGTTTGGATGACGAATCAACTGAGCAATGCGAAGCAACTGGTTACAGACTAATTAACTTGGAAAGTCTGTCTTCAGTGCTCTCTGAGGCACATGAATGTGAAGAAG caaACATCATtcttcaagaaaatgaaagtggtCGGGCTGGCTTAAAGTCTGACCTAACTATTACTTGTAGTGCTTGTGATGAAAGCATTTCATTCCAGACATCAGCTAACATTACAAAAAGGGGAAAGTCCTTCGATGTAAACAAAAGAGCTGTTTATCACTCCCTGGAATCCGGAACAGGTTATGAAGGGCTTGCATCCTTTTGTGGAATCATGAACATGCCCTGTATGTCAACAAGTGCCTACCAAAAACAGGTAGACAGCATCCTAGAGGTTGTAGAAGATTACACAAAGGAAGAGCTCACACAGGCAGGTCAAAGGCTGCGAAACATCGTTCTTGATGAGAATCCAGACCTTGACAAGGACGACACTTTGGATGTAGCTGTAAGCTTTGATGGCACCTGGGCCAAGCGGGGTTTTACCTCCCTAACAGGGGTAGTCTTTGCTATTTCAGTAGACAGTGGTGAGGTTTTGGACTACACTGTTTTGTCTAAAGCTTGCCAAAAATGTTCCCTCAAACAGTCCAAGTGTGAAGGAGATGATGAACGATTTCAGGAATGGAGAAGAGAACATTTGGCCTCTGGTGAGTGTGATATTAATTTCAATGGTAGTTCACCAGCCATGGAAGCTGAGGGAGCTTCTATTCTCTGGAGGAGATCAATTGAACTGCACAACATGCATTACAAATGGATGGTCTCAGATGGGGACAGCAAAGCATTCAACACTGTTGAAAATGTGTATGATGATTGCAAAGTGATCAAGTTGGATTGTGTTGGCCACGTACAAAAAAGAATGGGCAAACACCTTTTAAACTTGAAAGCAAGGACAAAAGGAAAGCTGGAGGATGGCAAACCCATAGGGGGGCGTGGCAGGCtcactgaaacaaaaattaaaaaattacagaaatattATGGTCTGGCAATACGTCAGAATACTATAAAGAAGTCGAATCCAACTGACAGAGAAGTTGATGTATCCATTTATACTATGAAGAAGAACATTATAGCTATTCTGAACCATAGTGTGAAAACTCAAGATCCTGCCAAACAGCACCGGTTCTGTCCTCTTGGAGAAACCTCATGGTGTAAGTGGCAGCAGGATGTCACAACAGCGACAAAAACTTACAAAGATGATGACTGTTTGCCTGAGGTATTTCTAGAACTTCTCAGGCCAGCATTTATGACACTCAGTGACACAAAGTTACTTGAAAGATGCATTCGGGGGACCACCCAAAACCCAAACGAGTGTATCAATGGTACGGTTTGGGTGCGTTGCCCCAAGCATAAGCATCATGGTGCTAAAGTCGTCCGTTATGCTGCTGCTTCAGCCATCTGCCACTTCCACAAAGGAGCAGAATGTAGGAATGAAATAATGGATAAACTTTCTATTCCTGGTGGGAGTCACACAACTCATTCATTTAGACTAAAGAACAACAAGCGGTTGAGGAAAGCAAATGCTCAAGCTACAGCCATGGAGAAAAAGCGCCGCCAGGGACTCCAACTTGTGCGGACCAGAAGAGAAGAAGCCCTTCTTGAAATTGATGGACCAAGCTATGACCCTGGAGGATTCTAA